One Felis catus isolate Fca126 chromosome D1, F.catus_Fca126_mat1.0, whole genome shotgun sequence DNA segment encodes these proteins:
- the RASSF7 gene encoding ras association domain-containing protein 7 isoform X1, which produces MLSGLAAMELKVWVDGIQRVVCGVSEQTTCQEVVIALAQAIGQTGRFVLVQRLREKERQLLPQECPVGAQATCGQFASDVQFVLRRTGPSLAGRPSSDSCPPPERCPVRASLPPKPRPALGHEPRKALTFSLGCPGLAPIPALPEPVAPVAPMPGSCADLQGLERRVRRNALELGQEAFWEQELRREQVREREGQARLQALSAATAEHAARLQALDAQARALEAELHLASEAPGPPSPTASATERLRQDLAVQERQSAEVQGSLALVSRALEAAERALQAQAQELEELNRELRQCNLQQFIQQTGAAPPPPPQPDGGPPGAQDLLPLAREEPFTRTSHGPALVSSLSPESMSVPPILGGSGFSCGLLSPSACVLPTVVPMRQNSWR; this is translated from the exons ATGCTCTCAGGGCTAGCAGCCATGGAGCTGAAGGTGTGGGTGGATGGCATACAGCGCGTGGTCTGTGGGGTCTCAGAGCAGACCACCTGTCAGGAAGTGGTCATCGCGCTAGCCCAAGCAATAG GCCAGACGGGCCGCTTTGTGCTCGTGCAGCGTCTCAGGGAGAAGGAACGGCAGCTGCTGCCCCAGGAGTGTCCAGTGGGTGCCCAGGCCACTTGTGGACAGTTTGCCAGTGATGTCCAGTTTGTCCTGAGGCGAACAGGGCCCAGCCTCGCAGGAAGGCCCTCCTCAGACAGCTGCCCACCTCCTGAACGGTGCCCAGTCCGGGCCAGCCTCCCCCCGAAGCCACGGCCAGCCCTGGGCCACGAGCCCCGCAAAGCACTGACCTTCAGCCTTGGGTGCCCTGGGCTGGCCCCCATCCCTGCGCTGCCCGAGCCTGTGGCCCCCGTAGCACCAATGCCAGGCTCCTGTGCAGACCTGCAGGGCCTGGAGCGAAGGGTGCGGAGGAACGCACTGGAGCTGGGTCAGGAGGCCTTCTGGGAGCAGGAGCTCAGGCGGGAGCAGGTGCGGGAGCGTGAGGGGCAGGCACGCCTGCAAGCCCTGAGCGCCGCCACTGCCGAGCACGCCGCCCGGCTGCAGGCCCTGGATGCCCAGGCCCGTGCCCTGGAGGCCGAACTCCATCTGGCCTCAGAGGCCCCCGGGCCCCCCTCACCCACGGCATCTGCCACCGAACGCCTGCGCCAGGACCTGGCCGTCCAGGAGCGGCAGAGCGCGGAGGTGCAGGGCAGCCTGGCCCTGGTCAGCAGGGCTCTGGAGGCTGCCGAGCGTGCTCTGCAG gcccaggcccaggaacTAGAGGAGCTGAACCGGGAGCTCCGCCAGTGTAACCTGCAGCAGTTCATCCAGCAGACGGGGGCTGCGCCGCCACCACCGCCGCAGCCAGATGGGGGCCCCCCTGGCGCACAG GATCTTCTGCCTCTGGCCAGAGAAGAGCCTTTCACCAGAACCTCCCACGGTCCTGCTCTAGTGTCCAGCCTGAGCCCAGAGAGTATGTCTGTCCCCCCCATTCTGGGTGGGTCAGGGTTCTCCTGTGGCCTCCTCAGTCCCTCAGCCTGTGTCCTCCCCACAGTTGTCCCCATGAGGCAGAACTCCTGGAGGTAG
- the RASSF7 gene encoding ras association domain-containing protein 7 isoform X2: protein MLSGLAAMELKVWVDGIQRVVCGVSEQTTCQEVVIALAQAIGQTGRFVLVQRLREKERQLLPQECPVGAQATCGQFASDVQFVLRRTGPSLAGRPSSDSCPPPERCPVRASLPPKPRPALGHEPRKALTFSLGCPGLAPIPALPEPVAPVAPMPGSCADLQGLERRVRRNALELGQEAFWEQELRREQVREREGQARLQALSAATAEHAARLQALDAQARALEAELHLASEAPGPPSPTASATERLRQDLAVQERQSAEVQGSLALVSRALEAAERALQAQAQELEELNRELRQCNLQQFIQQTGAAPPPPPQPDGGPPGAQDLLPLAREEPFTRTSHGPALVSSLSPEIVPMRQNSWR, encoded by the exons ATGCTCTCAGGGCTAGCAGCCATGGAGCTGAAGGTGTGGGTGGATGGCATACAGCGCGTGGTCTGTGGGGTCTCAGAGCAGACCACCTGTCAGGAAGTGGTCATCGCGCTAGCCCAAGCAATAG GCCAGACGGGCCGCTTTGTGCTCGTGCAGCGTCTCAGGGAGAAGGAACGGCAGCTGCTGCCCCAGGAGTGTCCAGTGGGTGCCCAGGCCACTTGTGGACAGTTTGCCAGTGATGTCCAGTTTGTCCTGAGGCGAACAGGGCCCAGCCTCGCAGGAAGGCCCTCCTCAGACAGCTGCCCACCTCCTGAACGGTGCCCAGTCCGGGCCAGCCTCCCCCCGAAGCCACGGCCAGCCCTGGGCCACGAGCCCCGCAAAGCACTGACCTTCAGCCTTGGGTGCCCTGGGCTGGCCCCCATCCCTGCGCTGCCCGAGCCTGTGGCCCCCGTAGCACCAATGCCAGGCTCCTGTGCAGACCTGCAGGGCCTGGAGCGAAGGGTGCGGAGGAACGCACTGGAGCTGGGTCAGGAGGCCTTCTGGGAGCAGGAGCTCAGGCGGGAGCAGGTGCGGGAGCGTGAGGGGCAGGCACGCCTGCAAGCCCTGAGCGCCGCCACTGCCGAGCACGCCGCCCGGCTGCAGGCCCTGGATGCCCAGGCCCGTGCCCTGGAGGCCGAACTCCATCTGGCCTCAGAGGCCCCCGGGCCCCCCTCACCCACGGCATCTGCCACCGAACGCCTGCGCCAGGACCTGGCCGTCCAGGAGCGGCAGAGCGCGGAGGTGCAGGGCAGCCTGGCCCTGGTCAGCAGGGCTCTGGAGGCTGCCGAGCGTGCTCTGCAG gcccaggcccaggaacTAGAGGAGCTGAACCGGGAGCTCCGCCAGTGTAACCTGCAGCAGTTCATCCAGCAGACGGGGGCTGCGCCGCCACCACCGCCGCAGCCAGATGGGGGCCCCCCTGGCGCACAG GATCTTCTGCCTCTGGCCAGAGAAGAGCCTTTCACCAGAACCTCCCACGGTCCTGCTCTAGTGTCCAGCCTGAGCCCAGAGA TTGTCCCCATGAGGCAGAACTCCTGGAGGTAG